A single genomic interval of Dromiciops gliroides isolate mDroGli1 chromosome 1, mDroGli1.pri, whole genome shotgun sequence harbors:
- the LOC122735617 gene encoding LOW QUALITY PROTEIN: 60S ribosomal protein L22-like 1 (The sequence of the model RefSeq protein was modified relative to this genomic sequence to represent the inferred CDS: deleted 2 bases in 1 codon; substituted 1 base at 1 genomic stop codon): MAPPKDKKAKRSTWKFDLDLTHPVEDGIFPSVVFFSKXEQFLKEKIKVNEKTGNLGNVVHIERFKNKITVVSEKQFSKRYLKYLTKKYLKKNNLCDWLRVVASDKETYELCYFQISQDKEGFESED, from the exons ATGGCGCCACCAAAAGATAAGAAGGCTAAGAGATCTACTTGGAAGTTTGACCTTGACCTTACTCATCCAGTCGAAGATGGAATCTTCCCtagtgttgtattt ttttcaaaataggagcaattcttgaaggaaaaaattaaagtcaATGAAAAAACAGGGAACCTAGGGAATGTTGTTCATATTGAACGCTTCAAGAATAAGATCACAGTTGTGTCTGAGAAACAGTTCTCTAAAAGATACTTAAAATATCTTACCAAGAAATATCTCAAGAAGAACAATCTTTGTGATTGGCTTCGTGTGGTTGCATCGGACAAGGAAACTTATGAACTTTGTTATTTCCAGATTAGTCAAGATAAGGAAGGTTTTGAATCTGAAGATTAA